ACCTCCTCAAATTACTCATGACAAATTTATCAGAATTATTGATAATTGTGAAAAGTTATTTAATATTCAATCAAATGCTGCATTAAATATTATTAATTTGGCTGCAGAAGATACTCCAAGAGTTAGGGGTGAAATTAATAATAAAATTGATGCTATGAAAAGAATCATCAATCAAATTGAAGATTTGACAAATGAATTGGTTATTAATATCAGTTCTGATGAAAACTCAAAAGATGATGTTGATGATTTATTAGATGATATGGAAATTTTAATAGATTCTGTCAAAGAGTATTAGGTGATGATATGACTAAAAATTGTCCAAAATGCGGAAAACAATTGCCTGAAGATGCAAAATTCTGCATGGATTGCGGATATAGTATGGATGATGAGCAAAGTAAATTCAATTCTAATTTGTTTTCAAATGGTTCAATATTTATTATCTTAATCGCTATTGTTTTGGTTATTGGTGGAATACTTATTTTAACTTCATTTGCAGATGTAGATGACCATGATAATCAGGATGTTGGTCATGTTGATTTAACAGTAACTGAAGTTGGCGGATGGGATAATAATGACAGTGATTCAAAGGCAAGCTACACATTATATGCTAATGCTATATTTAATAGTGTTCCAGATGATATTGATGGATATAATGTAAAAACTTCGTATTATGATTCAAATGATACGGAAATTGGTCATGATATAGAAACTTTAGAAAATATTTATTATGAATCTGAGTTTTCAATTAGTTTTGGATATTATACAACCTATAAATTGCCTAATCCTGACCATGTGACTGTAGAAATTATTAAAGATGGTAAAGTTATTGATACTTTTAGAGAAAAAGTTGATAAGAATAGTATAGATTTTTTAAATTAGTAGGTGATAAAAATGGCTGAATTCTCACTTGATGTAGATGGAATAAAACAAGATGTAGAAATTTCTTTAAATGAAGAAAAAGGAAAATTAGAAAATTCTAATCTTAAAAAACAAGCAAATGATAATGCAGGAGCAATATTTGAAACAGACTTAGACAATCCTCAAGCAAGAGAAAGTATTTTAAAACCATTAGATAATTTTGGTTTAAATGAAATGTCAAGATCTGCTTCACACAATGAAATGCTATCAACAAGATTTGTTGATTTAACAAAAGGTGGAAAAGATGCTGACAATATTGGAGATCAATTATTGGAACTTAATAAACAAATGAAAGATTTAGATCCAAGTAAAGTTGATTTTGCTAAAAAAGGTGTTTTAAGTAATTTCATGAACCCAGTTAGAAAATACTTTGCAAAATACCAAAAAGCGGAAGTTGCAATTTCTGAAATTGTAGAATCTCTTGATAAAAGCAGTAAAGTATTACAAAATGACAACACTACCCTTTTAAATGAAGAAAATTATTTAAGAGAAGTTACAAATAAATTACTTGCTGATATTGAACTTGGTAAGCAAATGGACCAATCAATCGAAGCTCAAATTCAAACTGCTGAAATTGAAGGAGTATCAGAAGATAAAATTGCATTTGTTCGTGAAGAAATATTATTCCCATTAAGACAGAGGATTATGGATATGCAGCAAATGATTGTTGTAAACCAACAGGGCATTGTTTCTTTAAATGTTATAAGACGTAACAATAAAGAATTGATTCGTGGAGTCAACCGTGCTAAAAATGTAACCATTTCAGCTTTAAGAACTGGCGTTATGGTTGCAAGTGCATTATATGACCAGAAAATTGTTATGGATAAAATCAATATTTTAAATCAAACAACTGAAAATATCATTGAATCAACTTCCCATATGCTTAAAGAACAAGGAAGTGAAATTCAAAAACACAGTGCTGAGACTATGATTTCACCTGAAGTTTTAAAAACTTCTTTTGCAGAAGCTATTCAAGCTATTAATGATGTAAGTACTTATAAAGTTCAAGCATTACCTCAAATGAAGGAAACAATAAATATGTTTAGCGACATGGCTCAGGAGGGTCAAAAAGTCGTTGAGAAAATTGAGATATCCAATAATAATTTAATTGAATAATATGAATATATTCGAAAAATTTTTAAAATCGTGGTGGGTTATTCTTTCATTTATAATGTTTATAAATGGTTTTGGATTTATTTACATAGGCTCCAAGCATAATAATAGAAATTGGATTATTGAAGGAATAATCTATGAAATGCCATGGTTTTTCTATGTTATTTATCTAGTAATTTATGAATTGCCACCATATTTCACTGCCAATCCAATTTATGTGGTATTCCTATTTGCTTTTTTGATTATGTTTGTTGGAATTATAAGGTCATTTTGGGTTGCGATTAAACTTTGGAATGTATATAATAATAATGAAAAATATGCATTAAATCCAACTGAGTTAAAAAATCCAAATAAAACTAAAGGAAACAATAATTATTCTATTATATTTTCATGTTGCTTATGTGTTATTATAATATTTTTAATATTTGCAATCAGTGCTATTTTATGAATTTTAGAGGATGTCATGTTTAGAAAAATGAGAAGAAAAGGTCAAGAGATCACAGAAAGTGAATGCATTGAAATATTAACTAATCAACCTAGTGGAGTATTGGCTCTTTTAGGTGATTATGATTATCCTTATGCAGTTCCTATGAGTCATGTATATGTTGATGGTAAAATATACTTCCATGGGGCTATGGAAGGACATAAAAATGATGCTATAATGCGTTGTGATAAAGTTTCCTATTGTGTTGTGAACAATGGAGTTTTAAATGATGATTGCTGGTCTTATACATTTAAAAGCGTTATTGTCTTTGGAAGAATCAGAATATTGAAGGATAATGATGAAAAAATTGAAAAATTAACCTGTCTTGGAGATAAATTCAACAAGGCACATGGAGAAACTGCTGATGAAATCAGAAGACTATTGGATGAAACTGAAGTCTTTGAAATTACTATTGAGCATATGAGTGGTAAAATAGTTGAAGAAAATTAAACGGGGTTTATTATGATTGGAAATGATTGGGATTTGGTTTTAGATGATGAATTTAAAAAAGAATATTTTAAAAATATTAAATACTTTGTTGATAGTGAATATTCAAATAAAAGCATTTATCCTCCATATGATGAGATTTTCAATGCTTTTAAACTAACTCCACTTAGTAATGTTAAAGTGGTTGTTTTAGGGCAAGACCCATATCATGAAGCAGGTCAAGCTCACGGTCTTGCTTTCTCAACACCAAATGGCAGGCCAATTCCAAGATCTCTTAAAAATATTTTTAAAGAAATCAATGCTGAATATAATTGTCCGATTCCTGAATCTGGTTGCTTGGAATCCTGGGCAAAACAAGGGGTTTTTTTACTAAATACTGTTTTGACAGTTGAAGAGGGTAATGCTAACTCCCATAGTGAATGTGGATGGCAAACATTTACTGATAATGTAATTAAAATATTAAATAATCAAACACAACCTATTGTATTTTTATTATGGGGAAAACAAGCTGAAAGGAAAAAGGAATTAATAACTAACTCAAATCATTTAGTTTTGATAACTTCACATCCATCTCCATTTTCTGCAAGACGTGGATTTTTTGGGTCTAATCATTTTAAGTTAGCTAACGAATTTTTAAGTGAAAATGACGTGGATGAAATTAATTGGGAGCTTTAAGTCATTACTCCAAAATTAATTCCGTTATTTCCAACAGATATAAAAGAATGATGTTCATTATAACCACTGCGTGGATAGTCGTTTCTTTGTGATTCAATTCCATGTACAATTTTGTAGTTTTGATATTCTTTGTTTAAAATATCATAAAACTCATCATGAGAATATTTTGAATCAGAAACGCTTTTAACTACTTCTTCAACGGTTTTTGTAATGTTAGTTCCTCTCCATGTAATATAATAGAACTCTTCACCTGCTGAAAACCATAATTTTGAATTATTTTTTCCATCATGCCGGTCATAGTTAGTGAAATGAACTGCATCACGGCCATCTACTTTTACTTTTTGTGCGTGGTTATGTTCAAGGAAATATCCATATAACTCCATTATTGAGGGGTTAACATATCTTATTGTAAATTCATCAATATCTTCGCTGTATTCATACATATTAAAGTCACTGCTATAAGGATTTTCATATTTTGGAGGTATTTTAAATTCCTCATATCCTACAGTCGAGGTTGTCCAATTTGATGGATCAATTGCACTAACTGCATTCATTAATATGAATAATACTAAAAGAAAAATTAAGATTCTTCGAAACATGATAACAATTTATGATTATTCCTGTATAAAATATTTTTAGATAACAATATCATAATCTGTTTTTCTATTATCTCTCATTCTTGAGTCCATATCAACTAAATCATAAACTAGGGGGTTTGCCATAATCATTGTCCATATTTCATAAGTAGTTTGGATGAACTCCTCATTTAGTTTAATATGGCCATTAACAATAGGGCATTTGTATGGAAATTCGCTGTCATCAAAAATTAAGTGAAAAATACCATTTTTATCTAAAGTGAGGTATTAATGGAAATGTTCTACATTGAATTGGTCTAATTGATCTATCACATTTTGGCGGATTTCTACATTTAACTAAATAAATTTTGCCTTTCCAGGAATGGGGATATTTAATTTCAGATGAATCAATATAATACAGGTCAAAATCAGAGCTGTCTTCATACATCAATTCTTCACTAGGAAGCAGATATAAAGCTAGTTCTTCGTTTTTATAGTCTTCTGAATCATAAACGCAGCATATTTCCCCACATAATTTTCCGCAGTCAAAATTAACAGGAGAGACTTTATCAAGTTTTTCATATATCCTTTTAATTGATTTTTTCATTTCACTAGCTGTAATTTCCATATTTTTTTTAATTTATTTTAAATATTTAAATAATTTGTTAAATCATGTTCTTTCAGAAACATGTGGATATTTTCTGTTTTGATATTGGATTCATTTAAGTGAAGTATGAATATTTTTAGATTATCAGTTAATTTTTCTAATTTTATTTAAATATTAGATTATAATTATAATTATTAAATATATTATCATATTATTTTTTAAACATGAAATTCTAAATTATATTTTATGATATATTGAATATATAAAATTCAAATCCCACAAGTTTTTAAATGAGTATAAATTATTTAAATTAAACAAAAATTTTATATATATATTATTTATATAAATAATGAACATGATTTAAATAAATTGTTTTTTGTTTAAATCTAAAATTGTAATATGTTAATAATTATATCTAACATAGAGAAATCTTTAGGTTGATGAAATGAATAATATATTTTACTAAAAATATAGTTTCTCATTTGCAATTTAAATATAATTTAGAGAAAGGTAGTATATTATATATTTAAAAATAAGTCTAATTGGATTAAGCTAAATTTATTTTAAGAATTTAGACAGAATCACCATTGATTTATTTAAAATTAAATGTATATGAAATTCCTATCTAAAAAATAAGGAGTTAAAAAAATGAAGAAAAAAATAATTATATTACTATTAATGCTTTCATTATTTTTAACCATTTCTTCAGTATCTGCATTAGACACAGATGATACTGTGATGATGGAAGATAATAATCTAAATTCTAATGATGCTATTAGTAATATTCATGATGATGGATTCAATAGCGGCAGTGTTGATAAAACATCTGATATTGGTACTGACCCAAGTGAAAACATCATAAATACTAATGAAAATGCTATTCTTAATAATAAAACAGTCTCTTTTGAAAATGATTCAACAAACACTATTGAGCATAGTATTAATAAAATGTTAAAATCAGGTCCATCAAGATCAGGCAATACATTTTATATTAGTTCTAATGGTAACGGTACTGGTTCGTCTAGTAGTGATCCAACAAATTGGACTAATGCATACTCAATTGCTCATGATAATGATAAAATTTATTTCCTTGATGGAACTTATATTCTTGAGAATATTAATATAAATAAAAATTTAGTTCTACAGGCTATAAATGGTGGAAGTGCAATAATCAATGCTAATGGCATAAATAGAGTATTTTCAATAGGTTATAATAAAAATATTATTATAAATGGTTTAACATTTATAAATGGAAAAACTACTGGAAATGGAGGAGCAATATCTTTTAATTCAGGAAATCTTACTATAATTAATTGTAAATTTTTTAATAATAGTGCAGATGGTTCAGGTGGGGCAATATACCTCAGATCTGGAAATTTGAATATATCTAATACAAGTTTTATAAATAATTATGCAAATGAAGATAATGGTGGAGCAGTACTGGCAGATAATATTCGTATTACTCATTCTAATTTCACCAATAACGTTGCAGATGGTTCAGGTGGAGCTATAAGAGCTTATTATAATTTAATCATATCTGATTCTATTTTTACTAATAATACATCTATAAAAGGTCAAGGTGGAGTTTCATATGCTAAAAATACTACTGTAAATAATTCTGTTTTTGTTAATAATACTTCAATAAACGGTGGAGGAGCAATATATTCCAATGTTGAATACTTAATTAACAATTCTGAATTTATTGGTAATAAAGCAAACAGCGATGGTGGAGCTATTGCATCATATGACACTGGTCGCATATTTAATTCAAACTTTACTAATAACTCTGCTACATCAAATAGCGCTGGAGCAGCATATGCTAGAATCAGTATTGAAATTGTTAATTCAAACTTCAACAACAACTCTGCTACATCAGGTAGTGGTGGAGCAGTACATGCACAATCAGAAGTCAAAATTAATAATTCAAATTTCACCAACAATGTTGCTGGCAATGGAGGTGCAATATACTCCAATAAAAAAAGTGTTGTTAATAATTCAACTTTTACTAACAACTCTGCTACTGATGAGGAAGGTGGAGCAATCTTTTCTGTAAGAGATGTTGAAGTTGATAACTCCAATTTTATAAATAATCATGCAAAAAGCTTGGGTGGAGCAATAAGTGCTTATAATGAAATTATCGCTAATAATTCTAATTTCAATAATAATAGTGCAGAATATGCTGGAGCAGTATATTCTCCAAAATTAAATTCTAAGAATAATAACTTCACTAACAACAAGGTAATTTACCATGGTGGTGGAATTTATGCAGATGTGTTAAATTCAGAAAATGATAACTTTATCAATAATTCTGCAAAATACGCTGGTGGTGGTGTTTTTGTTGGATCTAATGCAGATATAAAAGAATCCAATTTTGAATCAAACACTGCAGTAAATGGTGGAGGATTATTTAGTCATGTCAATGCTACTATTAATAAATCTAATTTCACTAACAACAATGCCTACGATGGATCTGCAATCATTAGTGGAAATTTAGTTTTAACCAATAGTAATTTAGAAAACAACACCTCTAAAGGATATGGAATTATCTATGCTGAAAATGCTACTATTAAAAACAATAAGTTTAAAAACAATAATGCATTAAAAAATAAAGAAATTTATGTATTAAATGAATTAAATCAAAGCAATAATACTTTAACTCCTAATCAAATAGAAGATATTAACACTACTACAGTAAAAGTGGAACATGTTAATAATGTTACTTATTTAGTTGATTTAAAAGAAGGGTTAAAAGGATATTGTTTACAAAGAACATTAAACTTCCCAGATTATGTCTATTTATTAAATAATCTTAGTTTAGCACTTAATCAATTAACTGGTGAAGATGTTAGTGAATACTTAAAGATTTTAATTTATAAAAACTATTTTACTGATAAAAAAGATAACATAACTTTCAGTTTATGGGACTTTACAGATGGTGATTTTAGAAACAGTAATAATACTTTAACTAAAGAAGTAATTGCATTATATAATTCTGGATTCCGCGTACCAAATTACAATGCTAGTTTAATATTAGCTAATGGTACTCAAGTATTATTTAATTTTTATAGTGCAGGCAGTTCAACAACTCAAAATTTATTCCTATTTAATATTACATATATGGGAAATAATTATGATTTGAAAGTTGAAAAAATTACTTTAAATAAGACTGTTATAAATGGAGAAAAAGTGAAATTCATAATTAGAGTAACAAATATGGGTGATACAATCCTTCATAATGTTACTGTATTTGAAAAAAAATATGATGGTTTAATTTATGATTCATATATTGATGAAGGAAATAATTGGAATTATAAAAATGGTAAGTGGATTTACAAAAATCAATTGAATATTAATGAATCTGTAGAATTTGTTGTTGTGTTTAATACATTTAAATCCGGTAATTTCACTAATGTTATAGTTTCTTCATCTAATGAAACTAAAAATAAAACTACCAATAACACTACTTCCGTTCGCACTCCAAAAATGTCTATTGTAAAAATTTCAAATAATAAAACTGTTAAAGTAGGTGAAACTGTTAGTTTTACTATTATTGTAACTAATACTGGTGATTGTAATTTAACTGGTGTTTATATTAAAGATAATAAATACTCTAAAGGCTTAGTTTATTTATCTTACATAGATAAACATAATAAATGGACTTTTGATGGAAAAAATAAATGGACTTATAAAGGAGTATTGGCTCCTGGAGAATCTATAAGTTTAGATATTCTATTTAATACAACTAGTACTGGTATAAAAGTTAATACTGCTATTGCAGGAAATAATATAACTAATGAAACTGTTAATAGTACAAATAAAACTAATGTAACTAAGATAATAATAAAAAAACCTGATAATAATACAAATATTAGTAATAAAGAACCTGATAAAAAAACAGTTCTAAATGTTTCAAGTTCACCTAGAACTGGAAACCCATTAGTAGTTTTTTTTATTTTTAAGTTTAATTTTAGTATTAGTTCCATTTAGAAAAAGATAAATTTTATGTGTTTAATAAAAACACATATTATTTGTTGTTTTTCTATTTTTTTTATTTTTTTTATTAAAGGTTATCCTTTAAAATTTGTTTTAGAGATTTTTTGATTTTTTTATTAGATTGAAACAATCCAATTTATTATTCTGAATTTTAGTAGTATATTTTTTTCAGTTTTGAGTTTTAAAGAATATTCAACAATTTAATAATCTTGACAAATCAAATCTACCATTATGCATTTATCACTATGTGCTTTATTTTTATAATAAACAACTAACTATAGTTACTAACCAAACTTTTATTATAGATGTTGGATAAATTATAAAATATGTCTGGAAAATCTAAAATTAATGTTTTTAACAAAATGACAAAAATCGCTTTGGATGAAGAAATCAGCAATTATGTGGCTTACCATAGGTATTATCAAAGGCTAATTGCAGTCAAAATAGTTAGTGAAGGAAATACCATAACTAATGCCGCAAATATATTGGGAAAATCCTACCAAACAGTTCACAGATGGATTAAAACATGTGAATCTGATAGGATTAGAAGGTTTAAAACCATCTTTTGGTGGTGGAAGACCATCAAAATTAACTTATGATCAACTAATTGAATTAGACAAAATCATTGAAAAAACACCCAATATTTCAATGAAAGACGTACATAAACTTGTTAATGAAAAATTCAATGTAGATTATAGTTTAAAGCAAATAGGAAAAATTATAAAGAAATTAGAATACAATTATAGCAAAGCATATCCTAAATTTTCAAAATCCCCAAAAGATGCTGAAGAACAGTTAAAAAAAACTTAGAAGAATATAATGTAACAACAAATGATATTATAATCTTATTTGATGAAGCATCATTCCAAAATGAACCCTATACTCAAAAATCACTATATAAACAAGGAACAAAACACACACAAACTGTGTAAATCCATACAAATTCAAAATCAACGCCACAGGATCACTAACAATAAATGGAAATTCAACCATCACAATCACAAATTCATCAACAGCACCAGAAATTGCAATAGCACTTTTAAAATTAAGAGTAGCAAATACTAACAATGAAAAATACAGTAAAAATATTAAACAAAATAATATCCGATGTTAATCTAACTGATAAAGACATAAACAAATTATTAATGAAAAATAACAAAAATAATGAAATTTTTACAGCAAAAATTTTAAAAACATTAGAAAAAATATAAAGACAATACCACATCCACAATCACTAGAATCATTGGAAAAACACTGCAATAGAGAATCCCTCAATAATGTGAAAAAAAGAAGAGAAATAAGAAGAAAAATAACATTAAACCTATTACAAAAAGAAGACATAATAACAAAAATGCAAACCGAACAAAGAATATGTTTAATTCTAGATAATTACAATGTCCACAAATCCGTATTTATCAAAAAAAATAGCATTTATATCTTAATATTGAACTAATATACCTTCCACCATACTCTCCTCACCTAAATCCAATCGAACAAATATGGAGACAAATGAAAAAAGAAATAAAACATTATTACCTTAAATCAAAAGAATTTCTACAAGAATTAACTATAAAAACATATAATGAATCGATTTCTGGAACAAAAGTTTATGACAAATGGCTCGAAACATTTATACCAAAAGTTTAGTAATTAACTATAATTCTTTTTCAGAATTATTAATTGGTTTTATATATTGTTTTTTTTTTGATTACTCTTTAAACATTTTCAATGGGGCTTAAATCAGGACAATATTGTTTTAAATATATTAGATTTATATTTGATATTTCTGCAACTTTTTGAACCATTTTTGCTGTGTGAATCCTTGTATTGTCTAGAATTATATTAATTCTTTTTTTCTTTATGAGGTAGGATGGGACATGATTCTCATTAATTTTTAAAATTTTTTTTTTTCGCTTATTTTTTTTCCTTTAATTTTATATACTATGAAGTACAATCTTTTATTATAAATATTAATATTTATGGTTGTTTTATTTATGGTTTTAAAAGATGATACTATTAATCAGACTATGTTGGTGCCTATGGACTTGAGTAATTTGATTCCTGAAGGTCATCCGTGTTATTTTATTAAAAATGTGGTTGATCAAATTGATTGTTCCGAAGCTAACAAGGAGTTTTTCGTGATAAGCCTGGTGAACCTGCTTATCCTCGTGAAAATGTTGCTTAGGATTGGTTTGGATGAGTGTTATTTGATGGTGGATTGTCTTCTCCTAATTGAGAGAAGAACAAGAACTGAATATTGCTTATATGTACTTTAGCAGGCATGCAAAAGCCAGTTTATAAGGGACAATTTTATAAGATTCAAATTGGATTATACCTGATTTAATTGATGAAGCTTTTAAAACAACTTTTAAAGATTTGCAAAAGAAGAAAATCCGCCATTTAAGTTTTAGATGGAACTAAAGTAAAAACATCTTTAAAAAATAATAAC
This window of the Methanobrevibacter sp. V74 genome carries:
- a CDS encoding pyridoxamine 5'-phosphate oxidase family protein, which codes for MFRKMRRKGQEITESECIEILTNQPSGVLALLGDYDYPYAVPMSHVYVDGKIYFHGAMEGHKNDAIMRCDKVSYCVVNNGVLNDDCWSYTFKSVIVFGRIRILKDNDEKIEKLTCLGDKFNKAHGETADEIRRLLDETEVFEITIEHMSGKIVEEN
- a CDS encoding toxic anion resistance protein: MAEFSLDVDGIKQDVEISLNEEKGKLENSNLKKQANDNAGAIFETDLDNPQARESILKPLDNFGLNEMSRSASHNEMLSTRFVDLTKGGKDADNIGDQLLELNKQMKDLDPSKVDFAKKGVLSNFMNPVRKYFAKYQKAEVAISEIVESLDKSSKVLQNDNTTLLNEENYLREVTNKLLADIELGKQMDQSIEAQIQTAEIEGVSEDKIAFVREEILFPLRQRIMDMQQMIVVNQQGIVSLNVIRRNNKELIRGVNRAKNVTISALRTGVMVASALYDQKIVMDKINILNQTTENIIESTSHMLKEQGSEIQKHSAETMISPEVLKTSFAEAIQAINDVSTYKVQALPQMKETINMFSDMAQEGQKVVEKIEISNNNLIE
- a CDS encoding transposase; the protein is MYLPPYSPHLNPIEQIWRQMKKEIKHYYLKSKEFLQELTIKTYNESISGTKVYDKWLETFIPKV
- the ung gene encoding uracil-DNA glycosylase, whose amino-acid sequence is MIGNDWDLVLDDEFKKEYFKNIKYFVDSEYSNKSIYPPYDEIFNAFKLTPLSNVKVVVLGQDPYHEAGQAHGLAFSTPNGRPIPRSLKNIFKEINAEYNCPIPESGCLESWAKQGVFLLNTVLTVEEGNANSHSECGWQTFTDNVIKILNNQTQPIVFLLWGKQAERKKELITNSNHLVLITSHPSPFSARRGFFGSNHFKLANEFLSENDVDEINWEL
- a CDS encoding transposase, producing MLKINENHVPSYLIKKKRINIILDNTRIHTAKMVQKVAEISNINLIYLKQYCPDLSPIENV
- a CDS encoding helix-turn-helix domain-containing protein, whose amino-acid sequence is MSGKSKINVFNKMTKIALDEEISNYVAYHRYYQRLIAVKIVSEGNTITNAANILGKSYQTVHRWIKTCESDRIRRFKTIFWWWKTIKINL
- a CDS encoding winged helix-turn-helix domain-containing protein, with translation MNLIGLEGLKPSFGGGRPSKLTYDQLIELDKIIEKTPNISMKDVHKLVNEKFNVDYSLKQIGKIIKKLEYNYSKAYPKFSKSPKDAEEQLKKT
- a CDS encoding zinc ribbon domain-containing protein, which translates into the protein MTKNCPKCGKQLPEDAKFCMDCGYSMDDEQSKFNSNLFSNGSIFIILIAIVLVIGGILILTSFADVDDHDNQDVGHVDLTVTEVGGWDNNDSDSKASYTLYANAIFNSVPDDIDGYNVKTSYYDSNDTEIGHDIETLENIYYESEFSISFGYYTTYKLPNPDHVTVEIIKDGKVIDTFREKVDKNSIDFLN